The Synechococcales cyanobacterium T60_A2020_003 genome includes the window GCTTCCGCAGAACCGGGCATTTGCAGCATGCGCTCCAGTTCTCGCAGCGCTTTACTGGGAACCGTGACATCAAACTGAACCGATTCTCCCTTCTCTTTGGCCGATCCTTTTTCATCGGACGGCGAAACAGTCTGAACCACCGCAAGACGATGACCATCGGTAGCCGCAAATTCAAGACCATCCGTCTCCGCCGCAACATGCACTCCAGTTAAGACCTGCTTGGACTCATCCGAACTAGTGGCAAACAAAGAGCCGCGCAATCCCTCAATTAAAGCCTCAACGGGAAGCTGGGTTTCAGTTGCATCACTCAACGTAGGTAATTCGGGAAACTCTGCCGCACTCATCCCCCGCACTTGGTAGCGCCCTGAAGAACAGGTCAAAATCGTTGTCAGTTCTTCCTCTTCGTTATCAATGCTCAAATTGCCTTCTGGGAGGCGAGCAACGATATCGCTTAACAATTTGGCAGGTAGGGTAATGGTGCCACCCGCTTCAACATTAGCCGCAAAGCTGGTTTGGACGCCCAAGCTTAGGTCAAACCCCGTTAGGGTCACATGTTGAGTATCTGCATCAGCCTTGAGGAGAACATTACCCAAAATCGGATGACTGGGTCGAGAGGATACGGCTCTATTGACCAGTGAGAGATGGGCGTTTAAGTCGGTTTGCGTGCAGATGAACTTCATATGCTGTCTTGAGGAGCTGTGTTGACAACTAAAGCAGGTGTGCTTGGAAGGCTATCGTATCACTCGCCTCAGAAAGGTTCAATTCGCTTTCTGCGCGCGGTTTTTGCCTTTGAACTAGATCGAGAATTTTAAAACTTTAAAACTGATCCGTAGTAGTAGAGGCTGTGGAAAATGTGGAAAACATCTGGGATCATTTAACCCTCTTAATTAACGCGATCGCACCTTGTGGAAAACTTGTGGAAAACCACCGTTCTTTTGCACAGATCGAATGTACTCAATCCCTTTCTATACGATCAATGCGATCTTTTCCACGGCTTATCCCCAGCTTTTCCACAAAAAATAATAGGTTTTCCACAGGTTTTTGTTACATATCTATACATCTAAAAAAGTTGATATATGGATATGAGATAGAAATCCACAGCCTTTTTAAAACTTTGAAATGCTTTTCTGGATAAGGTTTCTAGCGAATTGAGATGAGACTTGACAGATGAAATAGAATACAAATGTACTGAATAATCTAGGGCAATGAGTATTGAGCAAACCAGTCAGCTTCTTCAGTTGATTTTGAATGGACTTTTGCTGAGTCTGTTGTGTGGAGTGATGGTTGTGATTGCATCGGTTCGCAGTCGGTTCATTTAGATGCAATTGCACCCTAAGCCCTTCGCAATGGCTAGGGAGGAGGGTATGGATTGGCATAGGTGGTCTCGCCAGCGGCGATCGCTCCGTCGCGTATACCGAATTGAGCGATGGGGACAGCGTGCCGCTCACCTTGCGCTGGGAATTGCGGTTTTAAGTGAACTGATCATGGCCATGCGATCGCTTTGACCCAAGCCCTGAACGCGATGACCTGCGAATGCTACCGCGATCGCGCCCAGTCTGCGTATGATGTGCTCAAAATTCTAAATGCGTCCTCATCAACGCAGCGGTTTATTGCTAAAGTGCGTCGAAAACAGCGGCGTAAGATTGCGCTTCAAGATTTGTGCCAGCGGGAGTCTTCTCCGGTGACGTCTACCTTGGAATCAAGTCCCTTGGTGAGTGGTTCTCCAGCCCGTCAAAACTCGCCATTGTGGATGCTTACCCCTGAATCTGGAGCGGTCGCGATCGCCGCATCGGTGCTTGTAGTGGCAGGAGGCTCACTCGTATTATCTCGTCCAGAAACCTTGCCGTTGTTCGATCCTGCTCCTAAAACCTTGCAACGGGCAGCGCAGCAGTATCAGCAGGGCAATGTAGAAAAGGCGATCGCGACTGCAAACTCAATTTCACCTGACAGTCCATCGTTTTTGTTAGCTCAGCAGTCTATCCAACAGTGGCAGTACGAGTGGGAGCAGTCGGTTCAGCGTTTTCGGGAATTAGAGGCAGCGTATGACGCCCAGGATTGGTTAGGCGTTTTGCGGAAGGGGCGGGATATGCCCGCGACCGAATTTTGGAATGCCCAG containing:
- a CDS encoding DNA polymerase III subunit beta, whose translation is MKFICTQTDLNAHLSLVNRAVSSRPSHPILGNVLLKADADTQHVTLTGFDLSLGVQTSFAANVEAGGTITLPAKLLSDIVARLPEGNLSIDNEEEELTTILTCSSGRYQVRGMSAAEFPELPTLSDATETQLPVEALIEGLRGSLFATSSDESKQVLTGVHVAAETDGLEFAATDGHRLAVVQTVSPSDEKGSAKEKGESVQFDVTVPSKALRELERMLQMPGSAEAIAVRFDQGQLTVEWDQRRLTSRLLDGQYPNYRQLIPRQFSVQMTLERRAFIGALERIAVLAIQKNSIVKLSLDTTRQELVVSVDAQDVGSAREVVSAQISGDDLEVAFNVVYLLDGLKVFTSNEVQMQFNTSTSPSIISPLGGAKMTYLVMPVQIRGN